In one window of Helianthus annuus cultivar XRQ/B chromosome 17, HanXRQr2.0-SUNRISE, whole genome shotgun sequence DNA:
- the LOC110920852 gene encoding 14 kDa proline-rich protein DC2.15, with protein sequence MLMCTSDGHLHIDICVPLDASTFGPKRKLLHLYIPFKPFSTFTNHPKHKGLIFSHIEMASNSNASLVFFLALNVLFFAMVSGCGTCGSPAPKPAPEAKATCPKDTLKLGVCANLLGLISVEVGSPPTKPCCNLIKGLADLEAAVCLCTAIKANVLGNDLNVPVALTLLLNVCGKKAPDGFKCE encoded by the coding sequence ATGTTAATGTGTACCTCTGATGGCCATTTGCATATTGATATATGTGTACCTCTTGATGCCAGCACATTTGGACCAAAACGCAAGCTTTTGCACCTATATATACCCTTCAAACCATTCTCTAcattcacaaatcatcctaaacaTAAAGGGCTTATCTTTTCTCACATAGAGATGGCTTCAAACAGCAATGCTTCACTAGTTTTCTTTCTAGCACTCAATGTGCTCTTTTTTGCCATGGTGAGTGGCTGTGGGACTTGTGGTAGCCCTGCCCCAAAACCGGCGCCGGAGGCTAAGGCTACCTGCCCTAAAGACACCTTGAAACTTGGGGTGTGTGCCAATTTGCTTGGTTTGATTTCTGTGGAAGTTGGCTCACCACCAACTAAACCATGCTGCAACCTCATCAAAGGCCTTGCTGACCTCGAGGCTGCGGTTTGCCTATGCACTGCCATCAAAGCTAATGTATTGGGGAACGATCTGAATGTGCCTGTCGCTCTGACCTTGCTTCTTAATGTTTGTGGCAAGAAAGCCCCAGATGGCTTCAAGTGTGAATAA